Proteins encoded within one genomic window of Bombina bombina isolate aBomBom1 chromosome 1, aBomBom1.pri, whole genome shotgun sequence:
- the LOC128649678 gene encoding intelectin-1-like isoform X2 yields the protein MNWAQSLVIEEPDFRTVSKTFVVKMLVTLLLVTLAVSGGQSASCDHLSFSEKKKNILNLLACLDEDSDQTISLDDSYAAGGNERFGYRSCKDIKQSDRRATDGIYTLMTEDGLTYQTFCDMTTKGGGWTLVASVHENNMFGKCTVGDRWSSQQGDLIDYPEGDGNWANYATFGLPDGATSDDYKNPGYYDISAKDLGIWHVPNKTPMFLWRNSSLLRYRTETGFLPGEGGNLFQLYKKYPVKYNIGNCLAHNGPAVPIVYDVGSPEKTTSYFSPYGKNEFTAGYVQFRVINTEKAALALCPGVKVTGCNVEHHCIGGGGYIPEGYPRQCGDFAAFDWDGYGTGRGWSASKEITEAAVLLFYR from the exons ATGAATTGGGCCCAAAGTCTGGTTATTGAGGAGCCCGATTTTCGAACAGTGAGCAAGACTTTTgtg GTGAAAATGCTGGTCACTTTGCTGCTCGTTACTCTGGCAGTTTCCGGTGGACAATCAGCCTCCTGTG ATCATCTTTCTTTTTCTGAGAAGAAGAAGAACATTCTCAATCTGCTGGCATGTTTAGATGAGGATTCAGACCAAACCATCTCCCTGGATGACAGCTATGCAGCTGGAGGCAATGAACGATTTGGGTACAGGAGCTGCAAGGATATCAAACAGTCTGACAGACGTGCTACTG ATGGGATTTACACCCTTATGACTGAAGATGGGTTGACCTATCAAACCTTCTGTGACATGACCACAAAAGGGGGAGGCTGGACTCTAGTCGCCAGTGTCCATGAAAACAACATGTTTGGGAAGTGCACAGTGGGAGATCGCTGGTCTAGTCAACAGGGGGACCTTATAGATTACCCAGAGGGAGATGGCAATTGGGCAAACTATGCCACATTTGGGTTACCAGATGGAGCAACCAGTGATGACTACAAG AATCCTGGTTATTATGACATTTCTGCCAAAGACTTGGGTATATGGCACGTTCCAAACAAGACACCAATGTTTCTCTGGAGGAACTCTTCTCTACTGAGATATCGCACAGAAACTGGATTTCTTCCTGGCGAGGGTGGGAATCTATTTCAACTGTACAAG AAATACCCAGTGAAGTATAATATTGGAAATTGCCTTGCACACAATGGTCCTGCTGTCCCCATTGTATATGATGTAGGAAGCCCTGAGAAGACAACTTCTTACTTTTCACCGTATGGAAAAA ATGAATTTACTGCTGGCTATGTCCAGTTCAGAGTTATAAATACTGAAAAAGCCGCTCTTGCGCTGTGTCCAGGAGTCAAGGTGACTGGTTGTAACGTGGAACAT CACTGTATTGGAGGTGGAGGATACATTCCAGAGGGATACCCCAGGCAGTGTGGAGACTTTGCAGCTTTTGACTGGGATGGATATGGTACAGGTAGAGGATGGAGCGCAAGTAAAGAAATTACTGAGGCCGCTGTTCTGCTTTTTTACCGATGA
- the LOC128649678 gene encoding intelectin-1-like isoform X1 yields the protein MQINRSGKKKLFIRKEVSETFSRRTASEMVKMLVTLLLVTLAVSGGQSASCDHLSFSEKKKNILNLLACLDEDSDQTISLDDSYAAGGNERFGYRSCKDIKQSDRRATDGIYTLMTEDGLTYQTFCDMTTKGGGWTLVASVHENNMFGKCTVGDRWSSQQGDLIDYPEGDGNWANYATFGLPDGATSDDYKNPGYYDISAKDLGIWHVPNKTPMFLWRNSSLLRYRTETGFLPGEGGNLFQLYKKYPVKYNIGNCLAHNGPAVPIVYDVGSPEKTTSYFSPYGKNEFTAGYVQFRVINTEKAALALCPGVKVTGCNVEHHCIGGGGYIPEGYPRQCGDFAAFDWDGYGTGRGWSASKEITEAAVLLFYR from the exons GTGAAAATGCTGGTCACTTTGCTGCTCGTTACTCTGGCAGTTTCCGGTGGACAATCAGCCTCCTGTG ATCATCTTTCTTTTTCTGAGAAGAAGAAGAACATTCTCAATCTGCTGGCATGTTTAGATGAGGATTCAGACCAAACCATCTCCCTGGATGACAGCTATGCAGCTGGAGGCAATGAACGATTTGGGTACAGGAGCTGCAAGGATATCAAACAGTCTGACAGACGTGCTACTG ATGGGATTTACACCCTTATGACTGAAGATGGGTTGACCTATCAAACCTTCTGTGACATGACCACAAAAGGGGGAGGCTGGACTCTAGTCGCCAGTGTCCATGAAAACAACATGTTTGGGAAGTGCACAGTGGGAGATCGCTGGTCTAGTCAACAGGGGGACCTTATAGATTACCCAGAGGGAGATGGCAATTGGGCAAACTATGCCACATTTGGGTTACCAGATGGAGCAACCAGTGATGACTACAAG AATCCTGGTTATTATGACATTTCTGCCAAAGACTTGGGTATATGGCACGTTCCAAACAAGACACCAATGTTTCTCTGGAGGAACTCTTCTCTACTGAGATATCGCACAGAAACTGGATTTCTTCCTGGCGAGGGTGGGAATCTATTTCAACTGTACAAG AAATACCCAGTGAAGTATAATATTGGAAATTGCCTTGCACACAATGGTCCTGCTGTCCCCATTGTATATGATGTAGGAAGCCCTGAGAAGACAACTTCTTACTTTTCACCGTATGGAAAAA ATGAATTTACTGCTGGCTATGTCCAGTTCAGAGTTATAAATACTGAAAAAGCCGCTCTTGCGCTGTGTCCAGGAGTCAAGGTGACTGGTTGTAACGTGGAACAT CACTGTATTGGAGGTGGAGGATACATTCCAGAGGGATACCCCAGGCAGTGTGGAGACTTTGCAGCTTTTGACTGGGATGGATATGGTACAGGTAGAGGATGGAGCGCAAGTAAAGAAATTACTGAGGCCGCTGTTCTGCTTTTTTACCGATGA